Below is a window of Deltaproteobacteria bacterium DNA.
CATTAATTCTCTTGCTTCTATTCTGAAGAATTAAGAGTGTTAAATATTCTAGCTGATTCTTTATCAAGCGCTAGTATTGCTTTGGCGCGGCCTTGATATCTCTGGGCTGCATTTTGCGCTAAAACAATTTTTAAGGTAAGCTCACCTATGCGTGCAATATCTTGTTCACGCTTTGCTTGCAGTGCCAATTGCACTAAAGCACGTGCACAATATGGTTCTTCAATTATGGCATTTTTATAGGCAACAAGCGCTTTATCTAATCGACCACTTTCTTGATAAGCATTGCCTAAATTCCAATAGGTAAGTGCATTATGCGGTTCGCCAAGTAGCGCCAATTGATAAAGGCGAATAAGTAATTCGTTGGCGACAGTATGAGGCAAGTGGACTCGCTCATTTTCAATAATCATTGCCGCGAGTAACAAAGGCTTAGGGTTAAGCGGAAATCTCTGTGCTAATTCACTTAAGTCTTCAGCAAATTCAATGGCTGATTTACCATTTTGGCGACTAAATTGTTGGTATTGCAATGCAGCCCCTAAACTCCAAGGTGTAATTTTACTGGCCCAAGCAGCAACTTTTTCAGCTCTGCTTGTATTACCTTGTTTGGCGAAATAAGTGGCACTTGTTTCTAAAAGTTGGCCAATTGCACCGGGGATGGCGAAAACTAAAACTAGTAGCGAGATAAAACGCAATGGCAGCAACTTCACCAAAGACACCTGAACACTTATTTTTTGCTTTGGTGCTATAGCTTTTTGTTCTTGATAGCGAAAACGCGTCAACTCGGCCGCCCATATGGCCGCAAAAAATGCAATTACTGAAACATGCAAAGTTGCGCCGAATAAAGCCGGAATACCAAAAGCAAACAACATTGCAGCATCATAACTAGCTTGTTGTTTTTGCTTAGTATCATCTGCGCGCAAATTTGAAATTATATTAAATAATACCCAGATAATTGGTAGTAATACTGCCAAAAGACCAAACCAACCGAGTTCAACCCAAATATTTAATAACTCATTATGTGCATCACTAGCTAAACGTGGGTAGCGCACCATGCCATTATCAATACGAATGCCATGATGGCGCATGGCTGCTTCATAATTACCTAAACCTACACCAATTGGAGATTCGGCTAAGGCTAACTCAGCACTTGAGCGCCAAATAGCAAGACGCGAATACGCATAAGGATCGCTAGTGCTCTGCCAACGAGACTTGAATGTTGGTACCAAAAAAACAGCAAGCAAGGCTATGACAACCGCAGCTATGGTTAAACGGCATAAGCCGCGCATGAAAGTATACGCCAATAGAGATACCGCTAGGGCCAACCAACCGGATCGTGACTGTGTGCTTACCATTGCAATCAACAAAATTAAAAATACTACTGCCAATACTTTTCGCTGAGAGCTAGTTGAAAAAAAACGATGGACAATAATCACTATTGCCGGACACAAAAAGGCTGCTAATTCATTAGGATTAAAAAAACCTGCAGTTGCTCGCCCGCCAATAAATACAAATTGAGCAATAGCCCAAAATGCATGCAACATGGCGACCACCACCAAAGCGTTGAGCAACCTTTGATTAATAAAAGCGGGGCTACAGTTTAGTGCACCATAAAGCGCTACTACTAATACCACCGTAATTAATGCTTGCAGCGCAAGACCAAAATTTACTGCAAAGATTAAACCTAATAACACTGTCATTACCGCCACCAAGGGTGGCAGTATTTCGTACCAGCATAGTGAAAATGCCTTGATGCAATATAACGAAATGGTCTTGAAAATAACTAAAACCGCAGCCGCACGTAAAAAGAAAGCTGGTATATGTTCAGTCGCACCGTTGATCGCGGTGCAGCAAAATGCACTTAATGCAAAGACACCAATCCACCAAGGTATGGTACGAAGTATAAGATAGCCTTGATGGATTGGTGTCAATTAGCAACAATTAAGAGATAATTAAGTTACGTTGGTTAGGTGCCATTTGCTACATTGGTTAAGTTATTGGCATCATCAATTGTCCAGGTGTCACAAGTACTCAAGT
It encodes the following:
- a CDS encoding O-antigen ligase family protein encodes the protein MTPIHQGYLILRTIPWWIGVFALSAFCCTAINGATEHIPAFFLRAAAVLVIFKTISLYCIKAFSLCWYEILPPLVAVMTVLLGLIFAVNFGLALQALITVVLVVALYGALNCSPAFINQRLLNALVVVAMLHAFWAIAQFVFIGGRATAGFFNPNELAAFLCPAIVIIVHRFFSTSSQRKVLAVVFLILLIAMVSTQSRSGWLALAVSLLAYTFMRGLCRLTIAAVVIALLAVFLVPTFKSRWQSTSDPYAYSRLAIWRSSAELALAESPIGVGLGNYEAAMRHHGIRIDNGMVRYPRLASDAHNELLNIWVELGWFGLLAVLLPIIWVLFNIISNLRADDTKQKQQASYDAAMLFAFGIPALFGATLHVSVIAFFAAIWAAELTRFRYQEQKAIAPKQKISVQVSLVKLLPLRFISLLVLVFAIPGAIGQLLETSATYFAKQGNTSRAEKVAAWASKITPWSLGAALQYQQFSRQNGKSAIEFAEDLSELAQRFPLNPKPLLLAAMIIENERVHLPHTVANELLIRLYQLALLGEPHNALTYWNLGNAYQESGRLDKALVAYKNAIIEEPYCARALVQLALQAKREQDIARIGELTLKIVLAQNAAQRYQGRAKAILALDKESARIFNTLNSSE